A window of Garra rufa chromosome 16, GarRuf1.0, whole genome shotgun sequence contains these coding sequences:
- the cfl1 gene encoding cofilin-1 yields MASGVTVEENVLTVFNEMKVRKAHANEEEKSKRKKAVLFCLSEDKKHIIMEEGQEILQGDEGDPYLKFVKMLPPDDCRYALYDATYETKETKKEDLVFIFWAPESAPLKSKMIYASSKDAIKKKFTGIKHEWQVNGLEDIKDRKTLAEKLGGASVVTLEGKPLSD; encoded by the exons ACAGTGGAAGAAAATGTGTTGACCGTCTTCAATGAGATGAAGGTCCGCAAGGCTCATGCCAACGAGGAAGAGAAGAGCAAGAGGAAGAAGGCGGTTCTCTTCTGCCTGAGTGAGGACAAGAAGCATATCATCATGGAGGAGGGCCAGGAGATCCTGCAGGGAGACGAAGGCGATCCCTACCTTAAGTTTGTCAAGATGCTTCCTCCCGATGACTGTCGCTACGCTCTCTACGACGCCACGTATGAGACTAAGGAGACCAAGAAAGAGGACCTGGTTTTCATTTTCTG GGCCCCAGAAAGTGCCCCACTTAAAAGCAAGATGATCTACGCCAGCTCCAAGGATGCCATCAAGAAGAAATTCACAg GTATCAAGCACGAGTGGCAAGTGAACGGTTTAGAAGATATCAAGGACCGAAAGACCCTTGCCGAGAAGCTCGGGGGAGCATCAGTGGTGACTCTCGAGGGCAAGCCTCTAAGCGATTGA